From a single Gaiellales bacterium genomic region:
- a CDS encoding crosslink repair DNA glycosylase YcaQ family protein: protein MTARDSSAVRRRRLGAQLLAGTPAGSAAEVARRLLSVQSQNLRAGRLAVRGRTRGLTAASVNAELERRDVLVTWTCRGTLHMVLPDDYPWLLGLSAPTQRTGNLRRLEQCGYSPDRARAAADLAVRVLGAEGPLARAEIGARLEAAGYDPSGQALVHILFLASYDGRIVRGPFRGAEQAFVLTRDWLGAEPPPLTAERR, encoded by the coding sequence GTGACCGCGCGAGACTCCTCCGCCGTGCGCCGCCGCCGCCTCGGCGCCCAGCTGCTGGCCGGGACGCCGGCGGGCTCGGCCGCGGAGGTCGCCCGTCGCCTGCTCTCGGTGCAGTCGCAGAACCTCCGCGCCGGCCGCCTCGCCGTCCGCGGCCGCACGCGCGGCCTGACCGCGGCGAGCGTGAACGCCGAGCTCGAGCGCCGCGACGTGCTCGTCACGTGGACGTGCCGCGGCACGCTCCACATGGTGCTCCCGGACGACTACCCCTGGCTGCTCGGCCTGTCGGCGCCGACCCAGCGGACCGGCAACCTGCGCCGGCTCGAGCAGTGCGGCTACTCGCCCGACCGGGCCCGGGCGGCGGCCGATCTGGCCGTGCGGGTGCTGGGCGCGGAGGGGCCGCTGGCACGCGCCGAGATCGGGGCGCGGCTCGAGGCGGCCGGCTACGACCCATCGGGCCAGGCGCTCGTCCACATCCTGTTCCTGGCCTCGTACGACGGGCGGATCGTGCGGGGGCCATTCCGCGGCGCCGAGCAGGCGTTCGTGCTCACGCGCGACTGGCTCGGCGCCGAGCCGCCGCCGCTCACGGCAGAGCGGCGGC
- a CDS encoding DsbA family protein has product MADAPVRVTQYTDPSCPWAYSAEPFLRALEWRYGDGLEWRTVMIGLSEDTRARERAGVTPESRVQGWLDFGGRFGMPVSSTPRTRLIASGRACRAVKAAERDGAAAAARLLRAIRLAWFTSTLLLDGDDDLAEMAESVGLDGAAIVTGIGDPEVEAAYQRDRAEARSAGETGAPAVAQGRAAESDSGARFTAPSLVFERDGQRLVAGGWQPFDAYDLCVANLAPDLPRRPAPEPADLLAAFPAGLVTVEVAQVCRDRNDDCTPAAAASALAELERAGIVKRTPIGDNDGLWQRIA; this is encoded by the coding sequence GTGGCCGACGCGCCCGTCCGCGTGACGCAGTACACCGATCCCAGCTGCCCCTGGGCGTACTCCGCCGAGCCGTTCCTGCGCGCCCTCGAGTGGCGCTACGGCGATGGCCTCGAGTGGCGCACCGTGATGATCGGCCTGTCCGAGGACACCCGCGCGCGGGAGCGGGCAGGGGTCACGCCGGAGAGCCGGGTGCAGGGCTGGCTGGACTTCGGCGGGCGGTTCGGGATGCCGGTGTCGAGCACGCCGCGGACGCGCCTGATCGCGTCGGGCCGCGCCTGCCGCGCGGTCAAGGCGGCCGAGCGCGACGGGGCCGCCGCCGCGGCCCGGCTGCTGCGCGCGATCCGCCTGGCCTGGTTCACCTCGACGCTCCTGCTGGACGGCGACGACGACCTCGCCGAGATGGCCGAAAGCGTCGGGCTCGACGGGGCGGCGATCGTGACGGGGATCGGCGATCCGGAGGTCGAGGCGGCCTACCAGCGCGACCGGGCCGAGGCCCGCAGCGCGGGCGAGACCGGCGCCCCGGCGGTGGCGCAGGGCCGGGCGGCCGAGTCAGACTCCGGCGCGCGCTTCACGGCGCCGAGCCTCGTGTTCGAGCGTGACGGGCAGCGGCTCGTCGCCGGCGGCTGGCAGCCCTTCGACGCCTACGACCTGTGCGTCGCCAACCTGGCGCCCGACCTGCCCCGGCGGCCGGCACCGGAGCCGGCGGATCTGCTGGCGGCGTTCCCGGCCGGCCTGGTCACCGTCGAGGTGGCCCAGGTGTGCCGCGACCGAAACGACGACTGCACGCCGGCGGCCGCCGCGTCCGCCCTGGCCGAGCTCGAGCGGGCGGGGATCGTCAAGCGCACGCCGATCGGAGACAACGACGGCCTCTGGCAGCGGATCGCCTGA
- a CDS encoding histidine phosphatase family protein, with translation MVVRHGATAWNAEGRYTTRSDIPLSDEGVAQARAAAAALARERIDRVFCSPLGRARITGETIAAAQAHGAPEVTVDERLTEIDAGPFEGLTVAEIEAGPLSEAHARWHADTDPVAPEGAETLAAARDRAAAFFASVRELPGTTLAATHGSLTRVLVASVVLGADPAAHRRMWLANCHWATIELGSRPRLVAFNAGAGR, from the coding sequence ATCGTCGTCCGTCACGGCGCCACCGCGTGGAACGCGGAGGGCCGCTACACGACGCGGTCGGACATTCCGCTGAGCGACGAGGGCGTCGCCCAGGCGCGCGCGGCCGCGGCGGCGCTCGCGCGGGAGCGGATCGACCGCGTCTTCTGCTCGCCGCTCGGCCGTGCCCGGATCACGGGCGAGACGATCGCGGCGGCCCAGGCCCACGGCGCGCCCGAGGTGACCGTGGACGAGCGCCTGACCGAGATCGACGCGGGGCCGTTCGAGGGCCTCACCGTCGCCGAGATCGAGGCGGGCCCGCTGTCCGAGGCCCACGCCCGCTGGCACGCCGACACCGACCCGGTCGCGCCCGAGGGCGCCGAGACGCTGGCCGCGGCCCGCGACCGGGCCGCAGCGTTCTTCGCATCCGTGCGCGAGCTGCCGGGCACGACCCTGGCGGCCACGCACGGCTCGCTCACGCGCGTGCTGGTCGCGAGCGTCGTCCTCGGCGCCGATCCGGCCGCGCACCGGCGCATGTGGCTCGCGAACTGCCACTGGGCGACCATCGAGCTGGGCTCGCGGCCACGTCTGGTGGCGTTCAACGCCGGCGCCGGGCGCTGA
- a CDS encoding L,D-transpeptidase family protein: protein MIRRLVLATLATGALLAVAAPAASAATTQVTPASSSNIVKALQLKLIRLKYLAPGLATGNYGNRTIQAVMAFQGWVGLPRDGVAGTATYQALKHAQIPVSWGHKHKHMEVHKARQVLLLIGKLGHVKRAIHVSTAGPGHFTPDGIFHIYRKEIMSWSTLFDVWLPYADYFTGGFAFHEYPDVPGVPASHGCIRIADGDAQVVWKFATLGTRVAIRDS, encoded by the coding sequence ATGATCCGCCGCCTCGTTCTCGCCACCCTCGCCACCGGAGCCCTGCTCGCGGTGGCGGCGCCGGCCGCATCGGCCGCCACGACGCAGGTCACGCCTGCGTCGTCCTCGAACATCGTCAAGGCCCTGCAGCTCAAGCTGATCAGGCTCAAGTACCTGGCTCCGGGCCTCGCGACCGGCAACTACGGCAACCGCACGATCCAGGCGGTCATGGCGTTTCAGGGCTGGGTCGGCCTGCCCCGCGACGGCGTCGCCGGCACGGCCACCTACCAGGCCCTCAAGCACGCCCAGATCCCGGTCTCCTGGGGACACAAGCACAAGCACATGGAAGTCCACAAGGCCCGGCAGGTGCTGCTCCTGATCGGCAAGCTCGGCCACGTCAAGCGCGCCATCCACGTCTCCACGGCCGGCCCGGGCCACTTCACGCCCGACGGGATCTTCCACATCTACCGCAAGGAGATCATGTCGTGGTCGACGCTCTTCGACGTGTGGCTCCCCTACGCCGACTACTTCACCGGCGGGTTCGCGTTCCACGAGTACCCGGACGTCCCCGGCGTCCCGGCCTCGCACGGATGCATCCGGATCGCCGACGGCGACGCCCAGGTGGTGTGGAAGTTCGCGACGCTGGGCACGCGGGTCGCGATCCGCGACAGCTGA
- a CDS encoding CAP domain-containing protein, with product MRRRLIVVLATLALAAGLGTATARAASTPWYPLFQAINDVRRSHGLRPVVPSPRLHWAARHHSNDMLVHHYFAHTSPWGSTLYGRILSSGFLTYGYWEAGETLAWGTGFDATPAGVVQMWMHSPEHRAILLSPLFRFVGIGRAQGRFLGHAGAAVWTADWGHR from the coding sequence ATGCGCCGTCGTCTGATCGTCGTCCTCGCAACCCTCGCCCTGGCCGCCGGCCTCGGCACCGCCACCGCCCGCGCCGCGAGCACGCCCTGGTACCCGCTCTTCCAGGCGATCAACGACGTTCGCCGCTCGCACGGCCTGCGCCCGGTCGTCCCCTCGCCGCGCCTGCACTGGGCCGCCCGGCACCACTCGAACGACATGCTGGTGCACCACTACTTCGCCCACACGAGCCCGTGGGGCTCGACGCTCTACGGCCGCATCCTGAGCTCGGGCTTCCTCACGTACGGCTACTGGGAGGCCGGCGAGACGCTGGCCTGGGGCACCGGCTTCGACGCCACGCCCGCCGGCGTCGTGCAGATGTGGATGCACAGCCCCGAGCACCGCGCGATCCTGCTCTCGCCGCTCTTCCGGTTCGTCGGCATCGGCCGCGCACAGGGGCGCTTCCTGGGCCACGCCGGCGCCGCGGTGTGGACCGCCGACTGGGGCCACAGGTAG
- a CDS encoding 4-hydroxy-3-methylbut-2-enyl diphosphate reductase — protein MAPRKVVLASPRGYCAGVDRAVDTVERALDHFGPPVYVRREIVHNRHVVSELTGRGAVFVETEEDVPPGAVLVLSAHGVAPEVHRRSAERSLQVLDATCPLVTKVHAEARRFAARGYTIVLVGHAGHEEVIGTMGEAPEAIRLVESIADVEVLDVPNPERVAYITQTTLSVDETVEIIAALRRRYPAAIGPKRDDICYATQNRQNAVKRLATVVDLVLVIGSRNSSNSNRLVEVTRELGVPAHLIDDEGDIDPAWLEGVETVGITSGASAPETLVDRVIAHFRELGVEHVEAQHAEPEDVHFTLPTELRRAVGS, from the coding sequence ATGGCGCCCCGCAAGGTCGTGCTCGCCTCACCCCGCGGCTACTGCGCCGGAGTCGACCGTGCCGTCGACACGGTGGAGCGGGCCCTCGACCACTTCGGGCCGCCCGTGTACGTCCGCCGCGAGATCGTGCACAACCGCCACGTCGTCTCGGAGCTGACCGGCCGCGGCGCCGTCTTCGTCGAGACCGAGGAGGACGTCCCGCCCGGCGCCGTGCTCGTGCTCTCCGCCCACGGCGTCGCCCCGGAGGTGCACCGGCGCAGCGCCGAGCGCAGCCTGCAGGTGCTCGACGCGACCTGCCCCCTCGTCACCAAGGTGCACGCCGAGGCCCGCCGGTTCGCCGCCCGCGGCTACACGATCGTCCTCGTCGGCCACGCCGGCCACGAGGAGGTGATCGGGACGATGGGCGAGGCGCCCGAGGCGATCCGCCTGGTCGAGTCGATCGCCGACGTCGAGGTGCTCGACGTGCCCAATCCCGAGCGGGTCGCCTACATCACCCAGACGACGCTCTCGGTCGACGAGACCGTCGAGATCATCGCGGCCCTGCGCCGCCGCTACCCGGCCGCCATCGGGCCGAAGCGCGACGACATCTGCTACGCCACCCAGAACCGCCAGAACGCCGTCAAGCGGCTGGCGACGGTGGTCGACCTCGTGCTCGTGATCGGGTCGCGGAACTCGTCCAACTCGAATCGCCTGGTCGAGGTGACGCGCGAGCTGGGCGTGCCGGCCCACCTGATCGACGACGAGGGCGACATCGACCCGGCCTGGCTCGAGGGGGTCGAGACGGTCGGCATCACCTCCGGCGCGTCCGCGCCCGAGACGCTCGTCGACCGCGTGATCGCCCACTTCCGCGAGCTGGGCGTCGAGCACGTCGAGGCCCAGCACGCCGAGCCGGAGGACGTGCACTTCACGCTCCCGACCGAGCTCCGCCGCGCCGTCGGCTCCTAA
- a CDS encoding class I SAM-dependent methyltransferase produces the protein MPETDRWASWLAERRFGGDRETRDRLFAEVLHPIRDRVLDGAEPLSGRRVLDVGCGEGLIGFGALERGAGAVVFSDISADVLRECERRAAVAGVLDRCDFVRCSADDLEPLPSASADVVVARSVLIYVAAKRACFREFNRVLAPRGRLSLFEPINRFAQVEWTGNHMFGVDVTPVADVIEKIRAVYHDAVPPQTDPMLDFDERDLVALAEEVGFGEVELTLTAEIRAADPVPWNVFVRTAANPNVPTLAEAMDAALTASERGRLVAHVRPLVESGHATWRMAHAYLRARR, from the coding sequence ATGCCGGAGACGGATCGCTGGGCGAGCTGGCTGGCGGAGCGCCGATTCGGCGGCGACCGGGAGACGCGTGATCGGCTTTTCGCGGAGGTGCTCCATCCCATCCGCGACCGGGTGCTCGACGGAGCCGAGCCCTTGTCGGGCCGCCGCGTGCTCGACGTGGGCTGCGGTGAGGGGTTGATCGGGTTCGGGGCGCTCGAGCGAGGCGCGGGAGCGGTTGTCTTCTCGGACATCTCGGCGGACGTTCTCCGCGAGTGCGAGCGACGCGCCGCCGTGGCGGGCGTGCTCGACCGTTGCGACTTCGTCCGATGTTCGGCGGACGACCTCGAACCGCTCCCGTCGGCTTCCGCTGACGTGGTCGTCGCCCGGTCGGTCCTGATCTACGTGGCCGCCAAGCGGGCGTGCTTCCGCGAGTTCAACCGGGTGCTCGCACCTCGTGGGCGACTCTCGCTGTTCGAGCCGATCAACCGGTTCGCCCAGGTGGAGTGGACCGGGAATCACATGTTCGGTGTGGACGTCACACCGGTGGCGGACGTGATCGAGAAGATCAGGGCGGTGTATCACGACGCCGTCCCGCCGCAGACGGATCCGATGTTGGACTTCGATGAGCGCGACCTCGTCGCGCTGGCCGAAGAGGTGGGGTTCGGCGAGGTGGAGCTCACGCTGACTGCCGAGATCCGCGCCGCCGACCCGGTGCCGTGGAACGTGTTCGTGCGGACGGCCGCCAACCCGAACGTGCCGACCCTCGCCGAGGCGATGGACGCCGCGCTCACCGCCTCGGAGCGAGGTCGGTTGGTTGCACATGTACGGCCGCTGGTCGAATCGGGTCACGCGACCTGGCGCATGGCTCACGCCTACCTGCGGGCCAGGCGTTAG